In Bufo gargarizans isolate SCDJY-AF-19 chromosome 6, ASM1485885v1, whole genome shotgun sequence, a single genomic region encodes these proteins:
- the GRB2 gene encoding growth factor receptor-bound protein 2 isoform X2: MEAIAKYDFKATADDELSFKRGDILKVLNEECDQNWYKAELNGKDGFIPKNYIEMKPHPWFFGKIPRAKAEEMLGKQRHDGAFLIRESESAPGDFSLSVKFGNDVQHFKVLRDGAGKYFLWVVKFNSLNELVDYHRSTSVSRNQQIFLRDIEQVPQQPTYVQALFDFDPQEDGELGFRRGDFIQVVDNSDPNWWKGTCHGQTGMFPRNYVTPVNRNL, translated from the exons ATGGAAGCCATAGCAAAATATGACTTTAAAGCGACAGCAGACGATGAGCTAAGCTTCAAACGAGGAGACATACTGAAG GTGTTGAATGAAGAATGTGACCAAAACTGGTACAAAGCAGAGCTCAACGGCAAGGATGGATTTATTCCCAAAAACTACATAGAAATGAAACCACATCC GTGGTTTTTTGGCAAAATCCCACGTGCCAAAGCAGAGGAGATGCTCGGGAAGCAGAGACACGACGGTGCCTTTTTGATTCGAGAAAGCGAAAGTGCTCCAGGGGACTTCTCTCTGTCAGTAAA GTTTGGCAATGATGTCCAACATTTCAAGGTCCTGCGGGACGGCGCAGGGAAATATTTCTTGTGGGTTGTAAAGTTTAACTCCCTGAATGAGCTGGTGGACTACCATCGGTCCACGTCTGTGTCTCGGAACCAGCAGATCTTCTTACGTGACATCGAGCAGGTGCCACAG CAACCTACCTACGTTCAGGCACTGTTTGACTTTGACCCCCAGGAAGATGGGGAACTTGGATTTCGACGAGGAGACTTCATCCAGGTGGTAGACAACTCAGACCCCAACTGGTGGAAAGGCACATGTCACGGGCAGACCGGCATGTTTCCACGCAACTACGTGACACCTGTCAACCGCAATCTGTAA
- the GRB2 gene encoding growth factor receptor-bound protein 2 isoform X1 — protein sequence MEAIAKYDFKATADDELSFKRGDILKVLNEECDQNWYKAELNGKDGFIPKNYIEMKPHPWFFGKIPRAKAEEMLGKQRHDGAFLIRESESAPGDFSLSVKFGNDVQHFKVLRDGAGKYFLWVVKFNSLNELVDYHRSTSVSRNQQIFLRDIEQVPQVHGGDRATSLPQQPTYVQALFDFDPQEDGELGFRRGDFIQVVDNSDPNWWKGTCHGQTGMFPRNYVTPVNRNL from the exons ATGGAAGCCATAGCAAAATATGACTTTAAAGCGACAGCAGACGATGAGCTAAGCTTCAAACGAGGAGACATACTGAAG GTGTTGAATGAAGAATGTGACCAAAACTGGTACAAAGCAGAGCTCAACGGCAAGGATGGATTTATTCCCAAAAACTACATAGAAATGAAACCACATCC GTGGTTTTTTGGCAAAATCCCACGTGCCAAAGCAGAGGAGATGCTCGGGAAGCAGAGACACGACGGTGCCTTTTTGATTCGAGAAAGCGAAAGTGCTCCAGGGGACTTCTCTCTGTCAGTAAA GTTTGGCAATGATGTCCAACATTTCAAGGTCCTGCGGGACGGCGCAGGGAAATATTTCTTGTGGGTTGTAAAGTTTAACTCCCTGAATGAGCTGGTGGACTACCATCGGTCCACGTCTGTGTCTCGGAACCAGCAGATCTTCTTACGTGACATCGAGCAGGTGCCACAGGTACACGGGGGAGACAGAGCCACAAGTTTaccacag CAACCTACCTACGTTCAGGCACTGTTTGACTTTGACCCCCAGGAAGATGGGGAACTTGGATTTCGACGAGGAGACTTCATCCAGGTGGTAGACAACTCAGACCCCAACTGGTGGAAAGGCACATGTCACGGGCAGACCGGCATGTTTCCACGCAACTACGTGACACCTGTCAACCGCAATCTGTAA